The following coding sequences are from one Onychostoma macrolepis isolate SWU-2019 chromosome 24, ASM1243209v1, whole genome shotgun sequence window:
- the LOC131533691 gene encoding myosin-7-like isoform X6: protein MGDAQMAEFGAAAPFLRKSDIERLEAQTRPFDMKKECFVPNAEEEFVKASIISRDGDKVTCETSKGATVTVKEIDVHPQNPPKFDKIEDMAMFTFLHEPAVLFNLKERYAAWMIYTYSGLFCVTVNPYKWLPVYNQEVVTAYRGKKRSEAPPHIFSISDNAYQYMLSDRENQSILITGESGAGKTVNTKRVIQYFASIAASPTKKETTEKKGTLEDQIIQCNPALEAFGNAKTIRNDNSSRFGKFIRIHFAASGKLASADIETYLLEKSRVTFQLKAERDYHIFYQILSQKKPELLEMLLITANPYDYAFISQGETQVTSIDDSDELMATDEAFDVLGFTQEEKNSIYKLIGAIMHYGNMKFKQKQREEQAEADGTEDADKSAYLMGLNSADLIKALCHPRVKVGNEWVTKGQSVQQVYYAMGALSKSVYEKMFLWMVVRINQSLDTKQPRQYFIGVLDIAGFEIFDFNTFEQLCINFTNEKLQQFFNHHMFVLEQEEYKKEGIEWEFIDFGMDLQACIDLIEKPMGIMSILEEECMFPKASDATFKAKLYDNHLGKSNNFQKPRIVKGKPEAHFSLVHYAGTVDYNINNWLVKNKDPLNETVVGLYQKSTMKLLSHLFANYAGADSGGGKKEKKKKGSSFQTVSALHRENLNKLMTNLRQTHPHFVRCIIPNETKTPGAMENPLVMHQLRCNGVLEGIRICRKGFPNRILYGDFKQRYRILNPAAIPEGQFIDSRKGAEKLLGSLDIDHNQYKFGHTKVFFKAGLLGALEEMRDDRLALIITNIQARARGLLSRIEFQKIVDRRDALLVIQWNVRAFMGVKNWPWMKLYFKIKPLLRSAEAEKEMANMKDEFLKLKEAYAKSEARRKELEEKMVSLLQEKNDLQLQVQTEQDNLCDAEERCEGLIKNKIQLEAKSKELTERLEDEEEMNAELTAKKRKLEDECSELKKDIDDLELTLAKVEKEKHATENKVKNLTEEMAALDEIIAKLTKEKKALQEAHQQTLDDLQSEEDKVNTLTKAKAKLEQQVDDLEGSLEQEKKLRMDLERAKRKLEGDLKLTQESLMDLENDKQQLEERIKKKDFEISQLSSRIEDEQAMAAQLQKKLKELQARIEELEEELEAERAARAKVEKQRADLSRELEEISERLEEAGGATSAQIEMNKKREAELQKLRRDLEESTLQHEATAATLRKKHADSVADLGEQIDNLQRVKQKLEKEKSELRLELDDVVSNMEQLAKAKANLEKMCRTLEDQMSEYRTKYEEGQRSINDFTMQKARLQTENGELSRQLEEKDSLVSQLTRGKQSYTQQIEDLKRQLEEEIKAKNALAHAVQSARHDADLLREQYEEEQEAKGELQRSLSKANSEVAQWRTKYETDAIQRTEELEDAKKKLAQRLQDAEEAVEAVNAKCSSLEKTKHRLQNEIEDLMVDVERSNAAAAALDKKQRNFDKVLAEWKQKYEESQSELESSQKEARSLSTELFKLKNSYEESLDHLETMKRENKNLQEEIADLTEQIGESGKNIHELEKMRKQLEQEKSEIQAALEEAEGSLEHEEGKILRAQLEFSQIKAEIERKLAEKDEEMEQSKRNQQRMIDTLQSSLESETRSRNEALRLKKKMEGDLNEMEIQLSQANRQASEAQKQLKGLHGHLKDAQLQLDDALRSNDDLKENIAIVDRRNNLLQAELDELRSLVEQTERGRKLAEQELLDVSERVQLLHSQNTSLLNQKKKLEGDNTQLQTEVEEAVQECRNAEEKAKKAITDAAMMAEELKKEQDTSAHLERMKKNMEQTIKDLQHRLDEAEQIAMKGGKKQVQKLEARVRELENEVELEQRKASESVKGVRKYERRIKELTYQTEEDRKNLARLQDLVDKLQLKVKSYKRAAEEAEEQANSNLGKFRKLQHELDEAEERADIAESQVNKLRAKSRDTGSKVSVCYQNTNVN, encoded by the exons ACAGTAACTGTGAAGGAGATTGATGTTCACCCTCAGAACCCGCCAAAGTTCGATAAAATTGAGGACATGGCGATGTTCACCTTCCTGCACGAGCCCGCTGTGCTGTTTAACCTCAAAGAGCGTTACGCAGCCTGGATGATCTAC ACCTACTCTGGGCTCTTCTGTGTCACTGTGAACCCCTACAAGTGGCTGCCGGTGTACAACCAGGAAGTCGTCACTGCCTACAGAGGAAAGAAGAGGAGTGAAGCTCCTCCTCACATCTTCTCCATCTCTGACAACGCCTATCAGTACATGCTGTCAG ACAGAGAAAACCAGTCCATTCTTATCAC TGGAGAATCCGGTGCTGGAAAGACTGTGAACACAAAGAGAGTCATTCAGTACTTTGCCAGCATCGCTGCTAGTCCTACAAAGAAGGAGACCACTGAAAAGAAG GGTACTCTGGAGGATCAAATTATCCAGTGTAATCCTGCTCTTGAGGCCTTTGGCAATGCCAAGACCATCAGAAATGACAACTCATCTCGCTTT GGCAAGTTTATCCGGATCCACTTTGCTGCCAGTGGCAAGCTAGCCTCTGCTGATATTGAGACTT ATCTTCTGGAGAAGTCTCGTGTGACTTTCCAGCTCAAGGCTGAGAGAGACTACCACATCTTCTACCAGATCCTGTCTCAGAAGAAACCAGAACTATTAG AGATGCTGCTGATCACAGCAAACCCTTATGATTATGCCTTCATCTCTCAAGGAGAGACACAAGTGACTTCTATTGATGATTCTGATGAGCTGATGGCCACAGAT GAAGCATTTGATGTGTTGGGCTTCACCCAAGAGGAGAAGAACAGCATCTACAAGCTGATTGGTGCCATCATGCACTACGGCAACATGAAGTTCAAGCAGAAGCAACGAGAGGAACAGGCAGAGGCTGATGGGACTGAGG ATGCTGATAAGTCAGCTTATCTGATGGGCCTGAACTCTGCTGATCTCATCAAGGCTCTGTGCCACCCGAGAGTCAAAGTAGGAAATGAATGGGTCACCAAGGGACAGAGTGTCCAACAG GTGTACTATGCTATGGGAGCTCTTTCCAAATCAGTGTACGAGAAAATGTTCCTCTGGATGGTTGTGAGAATCAACCAATCCCTGGACACTAAACAGCCTCGCCAGTACTTCATTGGTGTGCTGGACATTGCTGGATTTGAGATCTTTGAT TTCAACACCTTTGAGCAGCTGTGCATCAACTTCACTAATGAGAAGTTGCAGCAGTTCTTCAACCACCACATGTTTGTGTTGGAGCAAGAGGAATACAAGAAGGAGGGTATTGAGTGGGAGTTCATTGACTTTGGCATGGACTTGCAGGCTTGTATTGATCTCATTGAAAAG CCCATGGGTATCATGTCCATCCTTGAAGAGGAGTGCATGTTCCCCAAAGCCAGTGATGCAACATTCAAAGCTAAGCTTTATGACAACCATTTGGGAAAATCAAACAACTTCCAGAAGCCCAGGATTGTCAAGGGTAAACCAGAGGCCCATTTCTCCCTGGTTCACTATGCTGGCACGGTGGACTACAACATCAATAACTGGCTGGTGAAGAACAAGGATCCTCTTAATGAGACTGTTGTTGGCCTCTATCAGAAATCCACCATGAAACTGTTGTCTCACCTGTTTGCAAATTACGCTGGTGCTGACTCAG GAGGTGGcaaaaaagagaagaagaaaaagggCTCTTCTTTCCAGACGGTGTCTGCCCTTCACAGG GAGAACCTGAACAAGCTGATGACCAACTTGAGGCAAACTCACCCTCACTTTGTGCGCTGCATCATCCCCAATGAGACTAAGACTCCCGGGGCGATGGAGAATCCTCTGGTCATGCACCAGCTGCGCTGTAACGGTGTGCTGGAGGGCATCAGAATCTGCAGAAAGGGCTTCCCCAACAGGATCCTGTATGGAGATTTCAAGCAGAG ATATCGTATCCTGAACCCTGCTGCCATCCCAGAGGGTCAATTCATAGACAGCAGGAAAGGAGCAGAGAAGTTGTTAGGATCTTTGGATATTGACCATAACCAGTACAAGTTTGGACATACTAAG GTGTTCTTCAAGGCTGGTCTGTTAGGTGCTCTTGAAGAGATGCGAGATGACCGCCTTGCTCTCATCATCACAAATATTCAGGCTAGAGCTCGTGGTCTTCTCTCAAGAATTGAGTTCCAGAAGATTGTCGACCGCAG AGATGCCTTGCTTGTTATCCAGTGGAACGTACGTGCCTTCATGGGTGTCAAGAATTGGCCCTGGATGAAGCTCTACTTCAAGATCAAACCGCTTCTGAGATCTGCTGAAGCAGAGAAAGAAATGGCCAACATGAAGGACGAATTCTTGAAGTTGAAGGAGGCTTACGCCAAATCTGAAGCCCGTAGAAAAGAGCTTGAAGAAAAAATGGTTTCTCTTCTCCAAGAGAAGAATGACCTGCAACTCCAAGTTCAAACT GAGCAAGATAATCTTTGCGATGCTGAGGAGAGATGCGAGGGTCTGATCAAGAACAAGATCCAGCTTGAGGCTAAATCCAAAGAGCTGACTGAGAGACTGGAGGATGAAGAAGAAATGAACGCTGAGCTGACTGCAAAGAAACGAAAGCTGGAGGATGAATGTTCTGAGCTCAAGAAGGACATTGATGATCTTGAGCTCACTCTGGCCAAAGTGGAGAAAGAGAAACACGCCACTGAGAACAAG GTTAAAAACCTGACAGAAGAGATGGCAGCTTTGGATGAGATCATTGCTAAGCTGACCAAGGAGAAGAAAGCTCTGCAGGAGGCCCATCAGCAAACGCTGGATGACCTCCAGAGTGAGGAAGACAAAGTCAACACTCTCACTAAAGCCAAAGCCAAGCTGGAGCAACAAGTGGATGAT CTTGAGGGTTCCCTGGAACAGGAAAAGAAGCTTCGTATGGATCTGGAGAGAGCAAAGAGGAAGCTCGAGGGAGACTTAAAGTTGACCCAAGAGAGTCTGATGGACCTGGAAAATGACAAACAGCAACTGGAAGAGAGGATTAAAAA GAAAGATTTTGAGATCAGCCAGCTCAGTAGCAGGATTGAAGATGAGCAGGCAATGGCAGCCCAACTCCAGAAGAAACTGAAAGAGTTACAG GCCCGTATTGAAGAGCTTGAGGAAGAGCTGGAGGCTGAGAGAGCTGCTCGTGCTAAAGTTGAGAAACAGAGAGCTGATCTGTCCAGAGAACTGGAGGAGATCAGTGAGAGGTTGGAGGAGGCTGGTGGAGCCACTAGTGCCCAGATTGAGATGAACAAGAAACGTGAAGCTGAGTTACAGAAGCTGCGCAGAGACCTTGAAGAGTCCACTCTGCAACACGAGGCCACCGCTGCTACTCTGAGGAAGAAACATGCTGACAGTGTAGCTGATCTGGGAGAGCAGATCGACAACCTTCAGAGAGTGAAGCAGAAGCTGGAGAAAGAGAAGAGTGAACTCAGACTGGAACTGGATGATGTGGTCTCCAACATGGAGCAGCTTGCCAAGGCCAAG GCAAACCTGGAAAAAATGTGCAGGACCCTTGAGGACCAGATGTCAGAATACAGAACAAAATATGAAGAAGGACAACGCAGCATCAATGATTTTACCATGCAAAAAGCTCGGTTGCAAACCGAAAAtg GGGAGCTTTCTAGACAGCTGGAAGAAAAGGATTCCTTGGTGTCTCAGCTAACAAGAGGCAAGCAGTCGTACACCCAGCAGATTGAGGACCTTAAGAGGCAACTAGAGGAGGAAATTAAg GCTAAGAATGCCCTGGCTCATGCAGTTCAGTCTGCTCGTCATGATGCTGATCTGCTGAGGGAACAGTATGAGGAGGAGCAAGAAGCCAAGGGTGAGCTGCAGCGGAGTCTGTCCAAGGCAAACTCTGAGGTGGCTCAGTGGAGAACCAAATATGAAACTGATGCCATCCAGAGGACTGAGGAGCTGGAAGACGCCAA GAAGAAGCTGGCTCAGCGTTTGCAAGATGCAGAAGAAGCTGTGGAAGCTGTTAATGCTAAATGCTCCTCACTGGAGAAGACCAAACACAGACTGCAGAATGAGATTGAAGACCTCATGGTGGATGTGGAGAGATCcaatgctgctgctgctgctctgGACAAGAAGCAAAGAAACTTTGACAAG GTCCTAGCTGAATGGAAGCAGAAATACGAGGAGTCTCAGAGTGAGCTGGAAAGCTCCCAGAAGGAGGCCAGATCTCTGAGTACTGAACTGTTCAAACTGAAGAACTCTTATGAGGAGTCTCTGGATCATCTGGAGACCATGAAGAGAGAAAACAAGAACCTCCAAG AGGAGATTGCTGATCTCACTGAACAAATTGGTGAGAGTGGAAAGAACATTCATGAACTAGAGAAAATGCGTAAGCAGCTGGAGCAGGAAAAATCTGAAATTCAAGCAGCTCTGGAAGAGGCTGAG GGTTCCCTGGAGCATGAAGAAGGAAAGATTCTTAGAGCTCAGCTGGAGTTCAGTCAGATCAAAGCAGAAATTGAACGTAAGCTGGCTGAGAAAGATGAAGAGATGGAGCAGTCCAAGAGGaatcagcagaggatgattgaTACCCTTCAGAGCTCACTTGAATCAGAGACTCGCAGCAGGAATGAAGCTCTCAGACTGAAGAAGAAGATGGAGGGAGACCTCAATGAGATGGAGATTCAGCTCAGCCAGGCTAACAGACAGGCATCAGAAGCCCAGAAGCAACTCAAGGGTCTTCACGGACATCTCAAA GATGCCCAACTGCAGCTAGATGACGCTCTGCGCAGTAATGATGATCTCAAAGAGAACATTGCCATCGTGGATAGACGCAACAATCTGCTGCAGGCTGAACTGGACGAGCTGAGATCCCTGGTGGAACAGACTGAGAGAGGAAGGAAACTGGCTGAGCAGGAACTGCTGGACGTCAGTGAGAGAGTTCAGCTCCTGCATTCTCAG AACACCAGTCTGCTGAATCAGAAGAAGAAGCTGGAGGGAGATAATACTCAGCTCCAGACTGAGGTTGAGGAGGCAGTGCAGGAGTGCAGGAATGCTGAGGAAAAAGCCAAGAAGGCCATCACTGATGCTGCCATGATGGCAGAAGAGCTGAAGAAGGAGCAGGACACCAGTGCTCATCTGGAGCGCATGAAGAAGAACATGGAGCAGACCATCAAAGACCTGCAGCACCGTCTGGATGAAGCTGAGCAGATCGCCATGAAGGGAGGCAAGAAGCAGGTCCAGAAACTGGAAGCCAGG GTGAGAGAGCTGGAAAACGAGGTGGAGCTGGAACAGAGAAAGGCGAGCGAGTCTGTGAAAGGAGTCCGTAAATATGAGAGACGCATCAAGGAGCTCACCTACCAG ACTGAGGAAGACCGCAAGAATCTGGCTCGCCTTCAAGACCTCGTGGACAAACTCCAGCTGAAGGTCAAGTCCTACAAGAGAGCTGCTGAGGAGGCG GAGGAACAGGCCAATTCTAACCTGGGCAAGTTCCGTAAGCTGCAGCATG
- the LOC131533691 gene encoding myosin-7-like isoform X3 has product MGDAQMAEFGAAAPFLRKSDIERLEAQTRPFDMKKECFVPNAEEEFVKASIISRDGDKVTCETSKGATVTVKEIDVHPQNPPKFDKIEDMAMFTFLHEPAVLFNLKERYAAWMIYTYSGLFCVTVNPYKWLPVYNQEVVTAYRGKKRSEAPPHIFSISDNAYQYMLSDRENQSILITGESGAGKTVNTKRVIQYFASIAASPTKKETTEKKGTLEDQIIQCNPALEAFGNAKTIRNDNSSRFGKFIRIHFAASGKLASADIETYLLEKSRVTFQLKAERDYHIFYQILSQKKPELLEMLLITANPYDYAFISQGETQVTSIDDSDELMATDEAFDVLGFTQEEKNSIYKLIGAIMHYGNMKFKQKQREEQAEADGTEDADKSAYLMGLNSADLIKALCHPRVKVGNEWVTKGQSVQQVYYAMGALSKSVYEKMFLWMVVRINQSLDTKQPRQYFIGVLDIAGFEIFDFNTFEQLCINFTNEKLQQFFNHHMFVLEQEEYKKEGIEWEFIDFGMDLQACIDLIEKPMGIMSILEEECMFPKASDATFKAKLYDNHLGKSNNFQKPRIVKGKPEAHFSLVHYAGTVDYNINNWLVKNKDPLNETVVGLYQKSTMKLLSHLFANYAGADSGGGGGKKEKKKKGSSFQTVSALHRENLNKLMTNLRQTHPHFVRCIIPNETKTPGAMENPLVMHQLRCNGVLEGIRICRKGFPNRILYGDFKQRYRILNPAAIPEGQFIDSRKGAEKLLGSLDIDHNQYKFGHTKVFFKAGLLGALEEMRDDRLALIITNIQARARGLLSRIEFQKIVDRRDALLVIQWNVRAFMGVKNWPWMKLYFKIKPLLRSAEAEKEMANMKDEFLKLKEAYAKSEARRKELEEKMVSLLQEKNDLQLQVQTEQDNLCDAEERCEGLIKNKIQLEAKSKELTERLEDEEEMNAELTAKKRKLEDECSELKKDIDDLELTLAKVEKEKHATENKVKNLTEEMAALDEIIAKLTKEKKALQEAHQQTLDDLQSEEDKVNTLTKAKAKLEQQVDDLEGSLEQEKKLRMDLERAKRKLEGDLKLTQESLMDLENDKQQLEERIKKKDFEISQLSSRIEDEQAMAAQLQKKLKELQARIEELEEELEAERAARAKVEKQRADLSRELEEISERLEEAGGATSAQIEMNKKREAELQKLRRDLEESTLQHEATAATLRKKHADSVADLGEQIDNLQRVKQKLEKEKSELRLELDDVVSNMEQLAKAKANLEKMCRTLEDQMSEYRTKYEEGQRSINDFTMQKARLQTENGELSRQLEEKDSLVSQLTRGKQSYTQQIEDLKRQLEEEIKAKNALAHAVQSARHDADLLREQYEEEQEAKGELQRSLSKANSEVAQWRTKYETDAIQRTEELEDAKKKLAQRLQDAEEAVEAVNAKCSSLEKTKHRLQNEIEDLMVDVERSNAAAAALDKKQRNFDKVLAEWKQKYEESQSELESSQKEARSLSTELFKLKNSYEESLDHLETMKRENKNLQEEIADLTEQIGESGKNIHELEKMRKQLEQEKSEIQAALEEAEGSLEHEEGKILRAQLEFSQIKAEIERKLAEKDEEMEQSKRNQQRMIDTLQSSLESETRSRNEALRLKKKMEGDLNEMEIQLSQANRQASEAQKQLKGLHGHLKDAQLQLDDALRSNDDLKENIAIVDRRNNLLQAELDELRSLVEQTERGRKLAEQELLDVSERVQLLHSQNTSLLNQKKKLEGDNTQLQTEVEEAVQECRNAEEKAKKAITDAAMMAEELKKEQDTSAHLERMKKNMEQTIKDLQHRLDEAEQIAMKGGKKQVQKLEARVRELENEVELEQRKASESVKGVRKYERRIKELTYQTEEDRKNLARLQDLVDKLQLKVKSYKRAAEEAEEQANSNLGKFRKLQHELDEAEERADIAESQVNKLRAKSRDTGSKVSVCYQNTNVN; this is encoded by the exons ACAGTAACTGTGAAGGAGATTGATGTTCACCCTCAGAACCCGCCAAAGTTCGATAAAATTGAGGACATGGCGATGTTCACCTTCCTGCACGAGCCCGCTGTGCTGTTTAACCTCAAAGAGCGTTACGCAGCCTGGATGATCTAC ACCTACTCTGGGCTCTTCTGTGTCACTGTGAACCCCTACAAGTGGCTGCCGGTGTACAACCAGGAAGTCGTCACTGCCTACAGAGGAAAGAAGAGGAGTGAAGCTCCTCCTCACATCTTCTCCATCTCTGACAACGCCTATCAGTACATGCTGTCAG ACAGAGAAAACCAGTCCATTCTTATCAC TGGAGAATCCGGTGCTGGAAAGACTGTGAACACAAAGAGAGTCATTCAGTACTTTGCCAGCATCGCTGCTAGTCCTACAAAGAAGGAGACCACTGAAAAGAAG GGTACTCTGGAGGATCAAATTATCCAGTGTAATCCTGCTCTTGAGGCCTTTGGCAATGCCAAGACCATCAGAAATGACAACTCATCTCGCTTT GGCAAGTTTATCCGGATCCACTTTGCTGCCAGTGGCAAGCTAGCCTCTGCTGATATTGAGACTT ATCTTCTGGAGAAGTCTCGTGTGACTTTCCAGCTCAAGGCTGAGAGAGACTACCACATCTTCTACCAGATCCTGTCTCAGAAGAAACCAGAACTATTAG AGATGCTGCTGATCACAGCAAACCCTTATGATTATGCCTTCATCTCTCAAGGAGAGACACAAGTGACTTCTATTGATGATTCTGATGAGCTGATGGCCACAGAT GAAGCATTTGATGTGTTGGGCTTCACCCAAGAGGAGAAGAACAGCATCTACAAGCTGATTGGTGCCATCATGCACTACGGCAACATGAAGTTCAAGCAGAAGCAACGAGAGGAACAGGCAGAGGCTGATGGGACTGAGG ATGCTGATAAGTCAGCTTATCTGATGGGCCTGAACTCTGCTGATCTCATCAAGGCTCTGTGCCACCCGAGAGTCAAAGTAGGAAATGAATGGGTCACCAAGGGACAGAGTGTCCAACAG GTGTACTATGCTATGGGAGCTCTTTCCAAATCAGTGTACGAGAAAATGTTCCTCTGGATGGTTGTGAGAATCAACCAATCCCTGGACACTAAACAGCCTCGCCAGTACTTCATTGGTGTGCTGGACATTGCTGGATTTGAGATCTTTGAT TTCAACACCTTTGAGCAGCTGTGCATCAACTTCACTAATGAGAAGTTGCAGCAGTTCTTCAACCACCACATGTTTGTGTTGGAGCAAGAGGAATACAAGAAGGAGGGTATTGAGTGGGAGTTCATTGACTTTGGCATGGACTTGCAGGCTTGTATTGATCTCATTGAAAAG CCCATGGGTATCATGTCCATCCTTGAAGAGGAGTGCATGTTCCCCAAAGCCAGTGATGCAACATTCAAAGCTAAGCTTTATGACAACCATTTGGGAAAATCAAACAACTTCCAGAAGCCCAGGATTGTCAAGGGTAAACCAGAGGCCCATTTCTCCCTGGTTCACTATGCTGGCACGGTGGACTACAACATCAATAACTGGCTGGTGAAGAACAAGGATCCTCTTAATGAGACTGTTGTTGGCCTCTATCAGAAATCCACCATGAAACTGTTGTCTCACCTGTTTGCAAATTACGCTGGTGCTGACTCAG GTGGAGGAGGTGGcaaaaaagagaagaagaaaaagggCTCTTCTTTCCAGACGGTGTCTGCCCTTCACAGG GAGAACCTGAACAAGCTGATGACCAACTTGAGGCAAACTCACCCTCACTTTGTGCGCTGCATCATCCCCAATGAGACTAAGACTCCCGGGGCGATGGAGAATCCTCTGGTCATGCACCAGCTGCGCTGTAACGGTGTGCTGGAGGGCATCAGAATCTGCAGAAAGGGCTTCCCCAACAGGATCCTGTATGGAGATTTCAAGCAGAG ATATCGTATCCTGAACCCTGCTGCCATCCCAGAGGGTCAATTCATAGACAGCAGGAAAGGAGCAGAGAAGTTGTTAGGATCTTTGGATATTGACCATAACCAGTACAAGTTTGGACATACTAAG GTGTTCTTCAAGGCTGGTCTGTTAGGTGCTCTTGAAGAGATGCGAGATGACCGCCTTGCTCTCATCATCACAAATATTCAGGCTAGAGCTCGTGGTCTTCTCTCAAGAATTGAGTTCCAGAAGATTGTCGACCGCAG AGATGCCTTGCTTGTTATCCAGTGGAACGTACGTGCCTTCATGGGTGTCAAGAATTGGCCCTGGATGAAGCTCTACTTCAAGATCAAACCGCTTCTGAGATCTGCTGAAGCAGAGAAAGAAATGGCCAACATGAAGGACGAATTCTTGAAGTTGAAGGAGGCTTACGCCAAATCTGAAGCCCGTAGAAAAGAGCTTGAAGAAAAAATGGTTTCTCTTCTCCAAGAGAAGAATGACCTGCAACTCCAAGTTCAAACT GAGCAAGATAATCTTTGCGATGCTGAGGAGAGATGCGAGGGTCTGATCAAGAACAAGATCCAGCTTGAGGCTAAATCCAAAGAGCTGACTGAGAGACTGGAGGATGAAGAAGAAATGAACGCTGAGCTGACTGCAAAGAAACGAAAGCTGGAGGATGAATGTTCTGAGCTCAAGAAGGACATTGATGATCTTGAGCTCACTCTGGCCAAAGTGGAGAAAGAGAAACACGCCACTGAGAACAAG GTTAAAAACCTGACAGAAGAGATGGCAGCTTTGGATGAGATCATTGCTAAGCTGACCAAGGAGAAGAAAGCTCTGCAGGAGGCCCATCAGCAAACGCTGGATGACCTCCAGAGTGAGGAAGACAAAGTCAACACTCTCACTAAAGCCAAAGCCAAGCTGGAGCAACAAGTGGATGAT CTTGAGGGTTCCCTGGAACAGGAAAAGAAGCTTCGTATGGATCTGGAGAGAGCAAAGAGGAAGCTCGAGGGAGACTTAAAGTTGACCCAAGAGAGTCTGATGGACCTGGAAAATGACAAACAGCAACTGGAAGAGAGGATTAAAAA GAAAGATTTTGAGATCAGCCAGCTCAGTAGCAGGATTGAAGATGAGCAGGCAATGGCAGCCCAACTCCAGAAGAAACTGAAAGAGTTACAG GCCCGTATTGAAGAGCTTGAGGAAGAGCTGGAGGCTGAGAGAGCTGCTCGTGCTAAAGTTGAGAAACAGAGAGCTGATCTGTCCAGAGAACTGGAGGAGATCAGTGAGAGGTTGGAGGAGGCTGGTGGAGCCACTAGTGCCCAGATTGAGATGAACAAGAAACGTGAAGCTGAGTTACAGAAGCTGCGCAGAGACCTTGAAGAGTCCACTCTGCAACACGAGGCCACCGCTGCTACTCTGAGGAAGAAACATGCTGACAGTGTAGCTGATCTGGGAGAGCAGATCGACAACCTTCAGAGAGTGAAGCAGAAGCTGGAGAAAGAGAAGAGTGAACTCAGACTGGAACTGGATGATGTGGTCTCCAACATGGAGCAGCTTGCCAAGGCCAAG GCAAACCTGGAAAAAATGTGCAGGACCCTTGAGGACCAGATGTCAGAATACAGAACAAAATATGAAGAAGGACAACGCAGCATCAATGATTTTACCATGCAAAAAGCTCGGTTGCAAACCGAAAAtg GGGAGCTTTCTAGACAGCTGGAAGAAAAGGATTCCTTGGTGTCTCAGCTAACAAGAGGCAAGCAGTCGTACACCCAGCAGATTGAGGACCTTAAGAGGCAACTAGAGGAGGAAATTAAg GCTAAGAATGCCCTGGCTCATGCAGTTCAGTCTGCTCGTCATGATGCTGATCTGCTGAGGGAACAGTATGAGGAGGAGCAAGAAGCCAAGGGTGAGCTGCAGCGGAGTCTGTCCAAGGCAAACTCTGAGGTGGCTCAGTGGAGAACCAAATATGAAACTGATGCCATCCAGAGGACTGAGGAGCTGGAAGACGCCAA GAAGAAGCTGGCTCAGCGTTTGCAAGATGCAGAAGAAGCTGTGGAAGCTGTTAATGCTAAATGCTCCTCACTGGAGAAGACCAAACACAGACTGCAGAATGAGATTGAAGACCTCATGGTGGATGTGGAGAGATCcaatgctgctgctgctgctctgGACAAGAAGCAAAGAAACTTTGACAAG GTCCTAGCTGAATGGAAGCAGAAATACGAGGAGTCTCAGAGTGAGCTGGAAAGCTCCCAGAAGGAGGCCAGATCTCTGAGTACTGAACTGTTCAAACTGAAGAACTCTTATGAGGAGTCTCTGGATCATCTGGAGACCATGAAGAGAGAAAACAAGAACCTCCAAG AGGAGATTGCTGATCTCACTGAACAAATTGGTGAGAGTGGAAAGAACATTCATGAACTAGAGAAAATGCGTAAGCAGCTGGAGCAGGAAAAATCTGAAATTCAAGCAGCTCTGGAAGAGGCTGAG GGTTCCCTGGAGCATGAAGAAGGAAAGATTCTTAGAGCTCAGCTGGAGTTCAGTCAGATCAAAGCAGAAATTGAACGTAAGCTGGCTGAGAAAGATGAAGAGATGGAGCAGTCCAAGAGGaatcagcagaggatgattgaTACCCTTCAGAGCTCACTTGAATCAGAGACTCGCAGCAGGAATGAAGCTCTCAGACTGAAGAAGAAGATGGAGGGAGACCTCAATGAGATGGAGATTCAGCTCAGCCAGGCTAACAGACAGGCATCAGAAGCCCAGAAGCAACTCAAGGGTCTTCACGGACATCTCAAA GATGCCCAACTGCAGCTAGATGACGCTCTGCGCAGTAATGATGATCTCAAAGAGAACATTGCCATCGTGGATAGACGCAACAATCTGCTGCAGGCTGAACTGGACGAGCTGAGATCCCTGGTGGAACAGACTGAGAGAGGAAGGAAACTGGCTGAGCAGGAACTGCTGGACGTCAGTGAGAGAGTTCAGCTCCTGCATTCTCAG AACACCAGTCTGCTGAATCAGAAGAAGAAGCTGGAGGGAGATAATACTCAGCTCCAGACTGAGGTTGAGGAGGCAGTGCAGGAGTGCAGGAATGCTGAGGAAAAAGCCAAGAAGGCCATCACTGATGCTGCCATGATGGCAGAAGAGCTGAAGAAGGAGCAGGACACCAGTGCTCATCTGGAGCGCATGAAGAAGAACATGGAGCAGACCATCAAAGACCTGCAGCACCGTCTGGATGAAGCTGAGCAGATCGCCATGAAGGGAGGCAAGAAGCAGGTCCAGAAACTGGAAGCCAGG GTGAGAGAGCTGGAAAACGAGGTGGAGCTGGAACAGAGAAAGGCGAGCGAGTCTGTGAAAGGAGTCCGTAAATATGAGAGACGCATCAAGGAGCTCACCTACCAG ACTGAGGAAGACCGCAAGAATCTGGCTCGCCTTCAAGACCTCGTGGACAAACTCCAGCTGAAGGTCAAGTCCTACAAGAGAGCTGCTGAGGAGGCG GAGGAACAGGCCAATTCTAACCTGGGCAAGTTCCGTAAGCTGCAGCATG